One window of Gaiellales bacterium genomic DNA carries:
- a CDS encoding VOC family protein, which yields MERVLGIGGYFLRAADPAALGVWYRECLGLDADENGVWRQEDGMTVFATFDHDTEYFGSRTQQTMLNVRVRDLDAMLAQLRDRGADVDPETQEMEGVGRFGWVTDPEGNRIELWQPG from the coding sequence GTGGAACGCGTCCTCGGAATCGGCGGGTACTTCCTGCGGGCGGCCGACCCGGCCGCCCTCGGCGTCTGGTATCGCGAGTGCCTGGGCCTCGACGCCGACGAGAACGGCGTCTGGCGGCAGGAGGACGGCATGACGGTGTTCGCGACGTTCGACCACGACACCGAGTACTTCGGCTCCCGCACCCAGCAGACCATGCTCAACGTCCGCGTCCGCGACCTCGATGCGATGCTCGCGCAGCTGCGCGACAGGGGCGCGGACGTCGACCCCGAGACCCAGGAGATGGAGGGCGTCGGCCGGTTCGGCTGGGTCACCGATCCGGAGGGCAACCGGATCGAGCTGTGGCAGCCCGGC